From the Plasmodium vivax chromosome 5, whole genome shotgun sequence genome, one window contains:
- a CDS encoding hypothetical protein, conserved (encoded by transcript PVX_088860A), translating into MEARRKYYYCHSLLSIGTLLFFISTFQLCSSSQLELEPAPDYESTSPTVPVRLLLHDDYAPNAEDMFGPEASQVMTNLYETIDEDGTTTDGYQNGSDDDQSNQSDSNDDAVMLNYLSNETDSFDELIDEIDNHKKKKKIYSPLRKPVLKRSDSSDSLSDYELDEVLRQTENEPEEDEDLDLSLEDSFEVINYPWKDILESSPYSTDHTNEEDFSSLEELELEDPVQEMNFGKLKFFEIGDPDLLIRKTPITPNTKTKSGLEKNGNNTEASNINQHEKEKMDKRKRRTHKQFKNPIENFSVTTTYDDFLKQNGLRDHPSKHQKDSSEPFVLDQYNYRNAKFKNVRFYILRMLYDNIKDIGLKEFQYLKSHKYEVEEFIKNILRNNLICLTFSQEDHLFNDAHLLIEKASIKSE; encoded by the coding sequence ATGGAGGCGCGAAGAAAATACTACTATTGCCACTCCCTCCTTAGTATTGGCACCCTTCTCTTCTTCATAAGCACATTTCAGCTGTGCTCATCATCTCAACTTGAGCTTGAGCCGGCCCCTGATTATGAATCTACCTCCCCAACGGTACCGGTACGTTTACTATTGCATGATGATTATGCACCCAACGCAGAAGATATGTTCGGTCCGGAAGCCTCACAAGTTATGACAAATCTGTATGAAACCATAGACGAAGACGGAACAACAACGGATGGTTATCAAAACGGATCCGATGATGACCAATCCAACCAGAGTGATAGCAACGACGACGCCGTTATGCTGAACTATTTGAGCAACGAAACGGATAGCTTTGATGAGTTGATCGACGAAATTGATAAccataaaaagaagaaaaaaatctatTCCCCATTAAGAAAACCCGTATTAAAAAGATCCGATAGCTCCGACTCCCTCAGCGATTATGAACTCGATGAAGTACTTAGACAAACGGAAAACGAAccagaagaagatgaagattTAGATTTATCTTTAGAAGATTCATTCGAAGTGATAAATTATCCTTGGAAAGATATACTGGAAAGCTCCCCATATAGTACCGACCACACAAATGAAGAAGACTTTTCCTCACTTGAAGAACTCGAATTGGAGGATCCTGTGCAAGAAATGAATTTTGGAAAGCTCAAATTCTTTGAAATAGGAGATCCCGACTTGTTAATAAGAAAAACGCCTATCACACCTAATACAAAAACCAAAAGTGgcttagaaaaaaatggaaacaacACAGAAGCATCTAACATAAATCAgcatgaaaaagaaaaaatggacaagaGAAAACGCAGAACACATAAACAGTTTAAAAATCCAATTGAAAACTTTTCAGTTACTACCACCTATgacgattttttaaaacaaaacggCTTGAGAGACCACCCATCCAAACATCAGAAGGATAGTAGCGAACCTTTTGTACTAGACCAATACAACTATAGGAATGCAAAGTTCAAAAATGTGAGATTTTACATATTAAGAATGCTCTATGATAACATAAAAGACATAGGTCTAAAGGAATTTCAATATTTGAAAAGTCACAAATATGAAGTCGAAGAATTTAtcaaaaacattttaagaaataatcTCATATGCCTCACATTTTCACAAGAAGATCACCTGTTTAATGATGCTCACCTGTTGATAGAAAAAGCCAGCATCAAAAGTGAGTAA